Part of the Paenibacillus aurantius genome, GTCGTTTCGGCCGTGGTCTGCTACTTCTTGTTCCGGATCGACCATCCGACGGACATTTCCATCCCCTTTGTCGACAGCACCCTGCCTTTGGGCTGGGTTTATTATCCCTTCGTCGTCTTCATGATGCTCGGGGTATCGAATGCCGTGAATTTTACCGACGGTCTGGACGGTCTGCTTTCGGGCACCAGCGCCATCGCCTTCGGAGCGTATGTCGTAATCGCCATCAAGGTGCACAGCCCGGAGACGGCTATTTTCTCCGCGGCTATGGTAGGGGCGGTGCTGGGCTTCCTCGTGTATAACGCCCATCCGGCCAAAGTCTTTATGGGAGACACCGGTTCCCTTGGGATCGGGGGAGGGCTCGCGGCCGCGGCCATTCTGACAAAGGCCGAGATGCTGATTATTATCATCGGCGGGGTATTCGTAATTGAGATCTTGTCGGTGATCATACAGGTGGTTTCTTTTAAAACGAGGGGAAAGCGGGTTTTCAAGATGAGCCCGATCCATCATCATTACGAGCTGGTCGGCTGGTCCGAGTGGCGCGTTGTTATTACGTTTTGGGCGGCGGGTCTGGTGCTGGCCGGAGTGGGACTATACTTGAACGAGGTGTTCTAGCACATGAGGCATCCTGAAGATTATCGCGATAAAGAAGTGGTGGTACTGGGCTTGGCCAAAAGCGGAGTCGCCGTGGCAAAGCTCTTCCACGATTTCGGAGCGAAGGTAACGGTCAACGATAAAAAAGAACGTGAGGCATGCCCGGAAGCCGAAGAGTTGGAGGCTCTGGGTATTTCTGTTGTGTGCGGGGGCCATCCGGACGGTTTGATCCACAGCGGGGTCTCGCTGGTCGTCAAAAACCCGGGCATCTTCTACAGCGCCGCCCCCGTCGTGAAAGCCCAGGAGCTCGGCATCGAGGTGGTGACGGAAGTGGAGGTCGCTTACCCGATCTGCCAGGCTCCGATTATCGGCATCACCGGCTCCAACGGCAAAACCACGACAACGACCTGGGTTGGTAAAATTTTGGAAGCCGCCGGCCAGAAGCCGATTGTGGCGGGCAACATCGGGCGTCCTCTCTGCGACGCGGCCCGCGAGGCAACGCCGGACAATCGGCTCGTTGTCGAGCTGAGCAGCTTTCAGCTGAAAGGCACCTCTAGCTTCCGCCCGAGCATCGGCGTCCTGCTGAACCTGTACGAAACCCATCTGGATTACCATGGGGACATGCAGGACTATATCAGCTCGAAGGCCAAATTGTTCGCCAATCAGCTGGAAACGGACACCGCCGTTCTTAATGCGGACAATCCTCTGGTTCGGGAGCTGGCTGAGTCCGCTAATCTGAAAGCCAAGCTGCTATGGTTCTCCAGCAAGGGAGAGCTTCCGAGCGGAGTCTATCTACATAACGATACGCTGATGTACCGGGATGAAGCCGGATCGACCGTATCGATCCTTCCGGCCGGTAAGCTCGGCATTCCCGGAAAGCACAACATCGAGAATGCGTTGGCCGCCGCTGCCATCAGCATCGCCTCAGGAGCTTCCATTCCTTCCATCGCA contains:
- the mraY gene encoding phospho-N-acetylmuramoyl-pentapeptide-transferase codes for the protein MGFYEILFPLGVAFLLALLAGPLLIPFLRRLKFGQQIRTDGPQGHLKKAGTPTMGGVIILLALSLASLKFAEKNSELVILLIAALGYGLVGFLDDYIKIVFKRSLGLTAKQKLLGQLVVSAVVCYFLFRIDHPTDISIPFVDSTLPLGWVYYPFVVFMMLGVSNAVNFTDGLDGLLSGTSAIAFGAYVVIAIKVHSPETAIFSAAMVGAVLGFLVYNAHPAKVFMGDTGSLGIGGGLAAAAILTKAEMLIIIIGGVFVIEILSVIIQVVSFKTRGKRVFKMSPIHHHYELVGWSEWRVVITFWAAGLVLAGVGLYLNEVF
- the murD gene encoding UDP-N-acetylmuramoyl-L-alanine--D-glutamate ligase, which encodes MRHPEDYRDKEVVVLGLAKSGVAVAKLFHDFGAKVTVNDKKEREACPEAEELEALGISVVCGGHPDGLIHSGVSLVVKNPGIFYSAAPVVKAQELGIEVVTEVEVAYPICQAPIIGITGSNGKTTTTTWVGKILEAAGQKPIVAGNIGRPLCDAAREATPDNRLVVELSSFQLKGTSSFRPSIGVLLNLYETHLDYHGDMQDYISSKAKLFANQLETDTAVLNADNPLVRELAESANLKAKLLWFSSKGELPSGVYLHNDTLMYRDEAGSTVSILPAGKLGIPGKHNIENALAAAAISIASGASIPSIAEGLATFRGVEHRLEYVSTVKGIPYYNDSKATNPSATFKAMEAFDSKLVLIAGGLDRGMDYLDMLPYFRDRVSAIVTLGETRVKLNGVAEQAGVPVIRTVERTDDAALAMQEAVQLASAAASPGEVVLLSPACASWDMFPSFEERGRMFKQAVHTL